The genomic region CGCCGCGGTAGGACGAGACCAGCAGCAGGTTCCGGCCGGCGCCGTCCCAGTTGTACCAAGTGCCGGCGCCTTGCGGGGTGTGGGTGCCGAGGTTGGGAATGCTGTGGCTGTTGCTGAACCGGGCGTCGTACTTGCGCGACGCCGACGGCCCGTCGTAGAAGGTACTGCCGCCGGTGGTGTCGGTGTCGCAGCTGATCGCGGCGTGGGCGGTCGGCGGGGTGGCGACGGCGGTTAGGACAGTGGCTGTGCTGAGCAGCGCCGTCAGCAGTGCGAGGGGGCGGGTCATCGGGGTCCTCTCCGGTTGGGGCGGTAACCTTCGGGACTTTCAGAGTAGACCGTGACTTCTTTACCGGTACTGGCTCGGGTGGCGCCGCCGGACCTGCGCGCACGCCGTACCGTAGGCCCCATGACCGACCTGTCCGCGGCGATCGACCGCGTTCTGCCCTCTGTCCGTGCCGACCTCGAGGACCTCATCCGGATTCCCTCGGTCAGTGCGGACCCCGCCCGTGCGGCCGACGTCCAGCGCTCCGCCGAGGCCACCGCCGCGCTCTTCGAGGCCGAGGGGTTCGCGGTGAAGATCGTGCGCGCCGGCCAGGGCGCGCCGGCGGTGATCGCGAAGAAGCCGGCCCCGGCGGGCAAGCCGACCGTGCTGCTCTACGCGCACCACGACGTCCAGCCGACCGGGGCGGTCGAGGAGTGGACCTCGGAGCCGTTCGAGCCGACCGAGCGTGGCGACCGGCTGTACGCCCGGGGCGCGGCCGACGACAAGGCCGGCATCGCCGCCCACCTGGCCGCGGTACGGGCCTTTGGCAACGACCTGCCGGTCGGGGTGACGGTGTTCGTCGAAGGCGAGGAGGAGATCGGCTCACCGACCCTGCTGCAGTTGCTGGACGAGTACGCCGACGAGCTGACCGCCGACGCCATCGTAATCGCCGACTCGGGCAACTGGGCGGTCGGCCAGCCGGCGCTGACGGTGTCGCTGCGGGGCCTGGTGGACTGCTACGTGGAGCTCCGCACCCTCGACCACGCCGTGCACTCCGGCCTGTTCGGCGGCGCCGTGCCGGACGCGCTGACAGCGCTGTGCCGGCTGCTCTCGACGCTGCACACCGACAACGGTGACGTCGCCGTGGACGGGTTGCACGCGAGCCGCGCGGCCGACCTCGAGTACCCCGAGGACCGGTTCCGCGCCGAGTCGAGCGTGCTGGACTCGGTCCGCCTGATCGGCACCGGCTCGCTGGTCGACCGGCTGTGGACCCGGCCGGCGATCTCGGTGCTGGCCATCGACGCGCCGCGGGTCGCGGACGCGAGCAACACGCTGGTGCCGGTCGCGCGGGCCAAGGTGAGCCTGCGGGTCGCGCCCGGCGACGACGCGACCAAGGCGTTGCAGGCCCTGCGCAACCATTTGGAGCAGAACGCCCCGTGGGGTGCGCAGGTCACCGTGACCGACGGCGACGTCGGCCAGCCCTGCTCGATCGACGCCCGCGGCCCGGCGTACGACGCGGCCCGGTCGGCGTTCGCCGCGGCCTGGGGCGTCGAGCCGGTGGACACCGGCATGGGCGGCTCGATCCCGTTCATTGCCGAGTTCCAGCAGGCCTTCCCGCAGGCGGCCGTTCTGGTGACCGGGGTGGAGGATCCCGACACCCGGGCGCACGGCATCGACGAGGGCCTGCACCTGGCCGAATTCGCCAAGGTCTGCCACGCCGAGGCCCAACTGTTGCAGAACTTGGCCGAACAAGCGTGAGCGGGCTTTCCGGCGACCCAGAGTTTGGCATAGGTTTCGGCGAGTGAAGATCGCAGTCGTGCGAGAGACCAGACCGGCCGAGCGCCGGGTGGCGCTGGTGCCCGAGCAAGTCGCCAAGCTCGTCCAGCTCGGCTACGAGGTCGCGGTCGAGCCCGCGGCCGGCGAGCGGGCGCTGTACTCCGACGACGCCTACCGGGAGGCCGGCGCCGAAGTGGCCTGGGGCGCCGACCACGCGGCCACGGTGGTCGCCTCGGTGCAGCCGCTGGAACGCGAACGCCTGCAACGGCTGCACGCCGGCACCGCGCTGATGTCGTTCCTGCCGACCAACCCGCCGGACGTGGTCCGGGCCGCGACCCGGGCCCGGCTGACGGCGTTCGCGATGGAACTGATCCCGCGGATCTCCCGGGCGCAGGCGATGGACGCGCTGTCCTCGCAGGCGCTGGTGGCCGGCTACCGCGCCGCGATCGTCGCGGCCGAACGGCTGCCGCGGTTCTTCCCGCTGAACATGACCGCCGCCGGCACGGTGCCGCCGGCCCAGGTGCTCGTGCTCGGCGCCGGCGTTGCCGGTCTGCAGGCGATCGCGACCGCCAAACGCCTCGGCGCCGTGGTCAAGGCGTACGACGTGCGCACCGCCGCCGCCGAGGAGATCGCCTCGATGGGCGCGCAGCCGATCGAGCTCGAGCTCGGCACCTTGGACGGCCCGGGCGGCTACGCCCGCGAGATGACGCCGGAACGGGCCCAGCTCCAGCGCGACCTGCTGGCGCCGTACGTGGCGGGCGCGGACGCGCTGATCACCACCGCGGCGGTTCCCGGGCGGACGGCGCCGATGCTGGTCACCCGCGAGATGGTCGAGCGGATGAAGCCCGGTTCGGTGGTCGTCGACCTGGCCTCCGAGCAGGGCGGCAACGTCGAGGGCTCGGTTGCCGGGACCGAGCTGATGATCGGCAACGCGCTGGTCTGGGGCGGCTCGAACGTGCCCAGCCAGCTGGCCGGTCCGGCGAGCCGGCTGTACGGCCAGAACGTCGCCAACCTGATCACGCTGATGACCCGCAACGCGGCCTTCGACCCGGACTTCAGCGACGAGATCGTGGCCGGCTGCTGCGTCACCCACGACGGCAAGGTGCTGCACGAGCCGACCCGCGAACTCCTGGAAGGACAGTACTGATGGCCGGGCCTTCGGCGCCGGCGTGGTCATGGGGCTGGAACTCCCGCCCTTCCCTCGTCGCTGCGGTCGCTGTGCCATTTGCCGCGCCTCCGGCACGGCGGGTCATGGGGCTGGAACTCCCGCCCTTCCCTCGTCGCTCCGGTCGCTTCGCTCCCTCCGCTCCTCAGTCCAGGCCGGGAGGCCCCATGACCGGGCTCCCTCCACTCCTCAGTCCAGGCCAGGAGGCCCCATGACCGGGCGCTTTCCGCTCCTCAGTCCAGGCCGGGAGGCCGCATGACCGAATCGATTGCTCTGCTGACGATTTTCGTGCTCGCGGCGTTCGTCGGTGTCGAGGTGATCAGCAAGGTGTCGGCGACCCTGCACACCCCGCTGATGTCCGGCGCCAACGCGATCCACGGCGTCATCCTGGTCGGCGCGATCATCGTCACCGGGCAGGCCGAGTCGACGCTGGTGGTGGTCGTCGGGCTGCTGGCGGTCGTGCTGGCGACGGTGAACATGGTCGGCGGTTTTGTCGTCACCGACCGGATGCTGGAGATGTTCCGCGGTCCGGGCGGGCGCAAGAAGGAGCTGAACAAGTGATCGCCACCTGGGCCCAGATCGGCTACCTGGTCGCGGCGGTCTGCTTCATCGTCGCGCTGAAGGGCCTGTCCTCGCCGAAGACCGCGCGCACCGGCAACGCGCTCGGCGCGGCCGGTGCCGTCCTGGCGGTGGTGATCACGTTCATCGCCTACAAGCCGGACAACCTGGTCGCGATCCTGATCGCCCTGCTGATCGGCACCGTCGGTGGTGTGGTCGGGTCGCGCCGGGTGCAGATGACGCACATGCCGCAGCTCGTTGCCCTGTTCAACGGTGTCGGTGGTGGCGCTGCCGCGCTGGTCGCGCTGATGGAGCTCGGCGAGGTGCACGACGGCGAGACCGTCGCCGCGATCGCCACCGCGTTCACCATCCTGGTCGGCGCGATCTCCTTCTCCGGCTCGATCGTGACGTTCGCCAAGCTGCAGGAACTGATGACCACCCGGCCGGTCACCTTCCCGGGCCTGCCGGTCCTGTTCGTCGCCGGGCTGCTCGGTGGCGTCGCCGTCTCGGCGTGGCTGGTGTCCGAGCCGCGCGTCTGGGTCGGCGTACTGCTCTGTCTGCTGGGCCTCGCGGTCGGCGTCATGCTGGTGCTGCCGGTCGGCGGCGCCGACGTACCGATCGTCATCTCGCTGCTGAACGCCTTCACCGGCCTCACCGTCGCCGCGGGCGGCTACGTGCTCGGCAACACCCTGCTCCTGGTCGCCGGAACCCTCGTCGGCGCGGCCGGTACGTTGCTGACCAAGCTGATGGCCGACGCGATGGGCCGGTCCGTCTTCAACATCCTCTTCGGCGCCGTCCGCGGCGGCTCGACCCTCGGCGGCGGTACGGCGTCCGAGCGCCCGGTCATCTCCGGCAGCGCCGAGGACGTCGCGATCCTGCTCGGCTACGCGCAGCGCGTCATCATCGTGCCCGGCTACGGCCTGGCCGTCGCCCAGGCCCAGCACACCCTGCGCGACCTGGTCGAGGAACTGCAGGGCCGCGGCGTCAAGGTCGACTACGCCATCCACCCCGTCGCCGGCCGGATGCCCGGCCACATGAACGTCCTGCTCGCCGAGGCCCAGGTCCCGTACGAGCAGCTGCGCGAGATGGACGAGATCAACGGCGACTTCAAGTCCACCGACGTCGTCCTGGTCGTCGGCGCCAACGACGTCGTCAACCCGGCCGCCCGAACCACCCCCAGCGCGCCGATCTACGGCATGCCGATCCTGAACGCCGACGAGGCCCAGCGCGTCATCTTCCTCAAGCGCTCCATGCGCCCGGGTTTCGCAGGCATCGAGAACGAGTTGCTGTACGACCCGCGGACCACCCTGCTCTTCGGCGACGCGCGGGAGTCGCTGGCCAAGCTGCTCGCTTCGGTCAAGACGGTCTGACGCTTTCGGGGCGTGCCGGCGGTCACGGCTGGGCCGCCCCGAGGTGGTTGCTGAAGGCGCCCTGCCGCGACCACTGACAGCGAAGGTCACCGGTGGGGCCGTGTACGAGGTCAGCGGTGATGAATCGCGCCATCGGGGTGGGTGGACGGGCTGACGCTGAGCGATGCCGGCAACGGGCGGGTAGGAGCGGTCAGTGGCAGGGCTCGGGCACCGGCTCCGCAGCTCAATACGCCGGGGCAATTGACCGTGCACTCCGGCGATATTTGTGCTGTTCGTCATGTCCGAAAGGACTTGACGATCGTGTCAGCTTGACTGGGCAGCCGCTTCGCCCCGCTCACCGTGGCTCGACGCTTTCCTGGTCGCCGCCTCATTTCCGGGCGCCACCGAATGCTCCTCCGGCTAAACACTCTTTCGGTGCGAGCACAACCCTTTGGCATCTTCTCGCCACCGCTGCTGCGGCCCACCATCCGGTCCAGTCCAAAAATCAAGCGAGGAAAGCGCTCGCCAATCCCACCCTCCACGCTGAGCCGCCCGAACCCGCAGATCGAAGTCCGACCCGCCTAATGGCCGATCGGTTGCCCACTGCATCGACCTGCCGAGCGACTGGGTGCCCTGGGTGCTGATCTCGTTGTCAGGGCGACGGGTTCGCCGCTCCGCCGCAGCGCTGGTGGTTGTGCTCATGCAGGTATTTCACCGCGAACGGTGCCATTCACACTGTGGTGCAAACCGTTGGCTGCCTGAATATCAAATGAGCAGCACCGCCACTCGATCAGTGGGAAAGATTCGCTGCACCCGAATGTTCGGCGCGAAGCTGATCGAGTGGATTGGTCAAATACAGCCGAGCCTCGGATTTCTGCCCGCAAGCCACCCGAACTGCCTACCGCCCGCGAAATCAAACCCATCCGCGCTTCGCCGCGGCCACCCCCAGCTCGAACCGCGACGTAGCGTCCAAACGGTCGGACAAATTGGCGGTGATGCGGCGCGCGGTACGCAGCGAGATCCCCAGCAGCCGCGCGACCTGCTCGTCCTTGGCGCCGCCGGCCAGCAGGCGCAGGACCTCGGCCTCGTGGGGGGTGAGCGGGGAGGTGTCGGGGCGGTCCTCGGGGGAGAACAGTTCGATGGCGCGGGACCAGTAGGCGTCGAAGAGGGCGAGGGCCAGGGCCACGACGGCGGGGCTGCGGTGGATGACGGCGCCGGCGCTCTCCTGCTGGGGGTTGAGCGGCATGATCGCGATCTTCTGGTCGATGATCAGCAGGCGCATGGGCAGGGTGGGCGTGGCCCGGACCTCGTTGCCCTGCTTGTACATGTACGCGGCGAACTCGAGGCCCTGCTTGGAGACGGTCATGCTCTGCAGGTAGACGGTGCGCATCTTGATGCCGCGCTCGAGCAGGGGCAGGTCGGGAGACTCCTCGGCCGGGGCGACGATGTCGTCGACGTGGGCGGGGATCAGGCCCCAGAAGCTTTCCTTGGTCTGCGCACCGAGCTCCTCGATCCGCCGGGAGGCGTTCGCGCGGCCCTTGAGGATCTCGACGTCGCCGCTGGTGCGGGCGGTGAGCAGCTCGTTGTACTGCTCGGCCATCGTCTCGACGTAGGCCTGGGCGGCGGCGACCTCGCCGAGCAGCTTGTTCAGCTCGCTGCGCCGGCGCTCGGCCAGGCCGGTCAGCCCGACCCGGGGGTGCACCGCGTGCTCGACGTCCGGATTGCTCCAGGTCGGAACGAGCAGGTCGAGTTTGCGCAGCTCGTCCATTCGGTCGTGCACTTCCCGGAGTGGAAGCTTCACTAGCGCGGCAATCTCTTCCGGCGTAGCCTCGGGCGCGCGCAAGAGGGCGTGGTAGACCGCTGAAGTGTCGTCATCGAGACCTAGCGGTTCCAGCACCATCCACACCCTTCGAACGCTCGTTTGGAACCGACCATATACAGCGTGCGTCCATTTGGCGCGCTTC from Kribbella flavida DSM 17836 harbors:
- a CDS encoding NAD(P)(+) transhydrogenase (Re/Si-specific) subunit beta gives rise to the protein MIATWAQIGYLVAAVCFIVALKGLSSPKTARTGNALGAAGAVLAVVITFIAYKPDNLVAILIALLIGTVGGVVGSRRVQMTHMPQLVALFNGVGGGAAALVALMELGEVHDGETVAAIATAFTILVGAISFSGSIVTFAKLQELMTTRPVTFPGLPVLFVAGLLGGVAVSAWLVSEPRVWVGVLLCLLGLAVGVMLVLPVGGADVPIVISLLNAFTGLTVAAGGYVLGNTLLLVAGTLVGAAGTLLTKLMADAMGRSVFNILFGAVRGGSTLGGGTASERPVISGSAEDVAILLGYAQRVIIVPGYGLAVAQAQHTLRDLVEELQGRGVKVDYAIHPVAGRMPGHMNVLLAEAQVPYEQLREMDEINGDFKSTDVVLVVGANDVVNPAARTTPSAPIYGMPILNADEAQRVIFLKRSMRPGFAGIENELLYDPRTTLLFGDARESLAKLLASVKTV
- a CDS encoding dipeptidase, with translation MTDLSAAIDRVLPSVRADLEDLIRIPSVSADPARAADVQRSAEATAALFEAEGFAVKIVRAGQGAPAVIAKKPAPAGKPTVLLYAHHDVQPTGAVEEWTSEPFEPTERGDRLYARGAADDKAGIAAHLAAVRAFGNDLPVGVTVFVEGEEEIGSPTLLQLLDEYADELTADAIVIADSGNWAVGQPALTVSLRGLVDCYVELRTLDHAVHSGLFGGAVPDALTALCRLLSTLHTDNGDVAVDGLHASRAADLEYPEDRFRAESSVLDSVRLIGTGSLVDRLWTRPAISVLAIDAPRVADASNTLVPVARAKVSLRVAPGDDATKALQALRNHLEQNAPWGAQVTVTDGDVGQPCSIDARGPAYDAARSAFAAAWGVEPVDTGMGGSIPFIAEFQQAFPQAAVLVTGVEDPDTRAHGIDEGLHLAEFAKVCHAEAQLLQNLAEQA
- a CDS encoding NAD(P) transhydrogenase subunit alpha, with protein sequence MTESIALLTIFVLAAFVGVEVISKVSATLHTPLMSGANAIHGVILVGAIIVTGQAESTLVVVVGLLAVVLATVNMVGGFVVTDRMLEMFRGPGGRKKELNK
- a CDS encoding helix-turn-helix transcriptional regulator; this translates as MHDRMDELRKLDLLVPTWSNPDVEHAVHPRVGLTGLAERRRSELNKLLGEVAAAQAYVETMAEQYNELLTARTSGDVEILKGRANASRRIEELGAQTKESFWGLIPAHVDDIVAPAEESPDLPLLERGIKMRTVYLQSMTVSKQGLEFAAYMYKQGNEVRATPTLPMRLLIIDQKIAIMPLNPQQESAGAVIHRSPAVVALALALFDAYWSRAIELFSPEDRPDTSPLTPHEAEVLRLLAGGAKDEQVARLLGISLRTARRITANLSDRLDATSRFELGVAAAKRGWV
- a CDS encoding NAD(P) transhydrogenase subunit alpha, encoding MRETRPAERRVALVPEQVAKLVQLGYEVAVEPAAGERALYSDDAYREAGAEVAWGADHAATVVASVQPLERERLQRLHAGTALMSFLPTNPPDVVRAATRARLTAFAMELIPRISRAQAMDALSSQALVAGYRAAIVAAERLPRFFPLNMTAAGTVPPAQVLVLGAGVAGLQAIATAKRLGAVVKAYDVRTAAAEEIASMGAQPIELELGTLDGPGGYAREMTPERAQLQRDLLAPYVAGADALITTAAVPGRTAPMLVTREMVERMKPGSVVVDLASEQGGNVEGSVAGTELMIGNALVWGGSNVPSQLAGPASRLYGQNVANLITLMTRNAAFDPDFSDEIVAGCCVTHDGKVLHEPTRELLEGQY